A stretch of Allostreptomyces psammosilenae DNA encodes these proteins:
- a CDS encoding DUF397 domain-containing protein, whose amino-acid sequence MSSHPDLRRAEWRKSSYSNGGGGECIEAATNFPGVVPVRDSKDPEGPALVFHASAFAAFVGAVKAGRLHP is encoded by the coding sequence GTGTCTTCACACCCCGACCTGAGACGCGCCGAGTGGCGTAAGTCGAGCTACAGCAACGGCGGCGGCGGCGAATGCATCGAAGCCGCGACCAACTTCCCGGGCGTCGTCCCAGTAAGGGACTCAAAGGACCCGGAAGGGCCCGCCCTTGTGTTCCACGCATCTGCGTTCGCGGCGTTCGTCGGCGCGGTGAAGGCGGGGCGGCTTCACCCGTAG